The Brachionichthys hirsutus isolate HB-005 chromosome 17, CSIRO-AGI_Bhir_v1, whole genome shotgun sequence genome segment TCCGAGTAACCTTTATGACGTCACCGATGCGCGTTGGAACTTTTTAACTAGCTGGCTCTCGCTGTAAGCTAGGTGCAGTAGTTCGTTGAGTTGAGGCTTACTAGCTGGTCTAAACTGGTTAGCATCCGACTTAAGTTAGCTGGTTGAGAGCTTTGGTTAATTTAAACCAATAACCAACCCGTTATACACCGCTGCACATTTTGTTTTAGAAGTTTTGACCTGTTTTAACAACCCAACGCGCTAGTTTCTGCTGTTTAtattaattaaaatcattttttcTCTCATTGAGGGACAGAATCTAAAGCTAACTAACTTACCTGCACTAACCTaagtttatattttatatattttactgtgATAAATGTTTGTATCATACATGATGCatccttcctggggggggggctgaagtgAGGATGGGGATGAGAGTCAGTGATGACTCATCAGCTCTGGATTGCTGAGTCATGTTTCACTGGCACCGTCTCCGGACCACAAACATTCTCTGCCCATTTTCTTCCTGCATTTTTCCCACAAGGAGTGTTTTACACATTTCCCCtcttgtgaaccccccccccccccccccggttgtgATCCGGTTTAGCTGGAGATGCTAAGCTAGGCTGCACCGAGATGGAGAGGATTTGAGGGAATTATCGGACGAGCCGCTCCTTTCTTGGCTCTCTCCTAACAtggcgccgctgccgctgccgctgctggGGCCCGGTAGCGTGTGAGCCCGGTCGTTGCTTGTTTTGGGCTCAGGATCCAGGAGATAAAGAACGTTGTGATAATAACAACGCATAAAGTAACAATCTTTATCTTTTTATCTCCGGAGACGAAACGGGCGGTTCCTTCGGTCGCTTCGTCATTCATAAATGATCTGGCGTTTCCACCAATAAGAGCTCATCTGGATTTACGTTTTTCTTCTGAGGCGATTGTTGTCCACGCTTACAGTAAACAGAGACGCCGTCTCCGTTGGCAACCGATGATGTTAAACGCTGTTGGGCGTAGTCACGCCATCGCTCTTGCGGCCTGTTCATAGCCTGCGGTCGTTTCCTGACTGGTTGGACGTGGCGGCAACGTTTAGCGTGATCGTCTGTATCGCCTTATCGCCTTACCGCCCTGCTTGACAGCACTTCCTGTGTGCTGTcaggctgacttcctgtctatCTGTTGAGCGTGAAGAGCCGCAGCTTCCTGTTCTGTCAtcgtctgctgctcctccccaAAGCTAGCAGGAGAAACCGCCAGGAGGTCCAGTTCTAGAGTGGGAGGGACGCATCAGTCTGTGTCCTCCCTTTGCAGCAGGACGGCTGTAGATTAGCTGGATTACAGACTACAGCAGAGATTATCCAAGAGAGCGTCTGTCACATCCCGGCTGGTAGTACTGCTACAAcaactactgcagtactacgaCTATTACTGCCATTGGATGGACTTTAAGCTGCGTCTGCGTTGCTACGTAGCTAGTAtattactgctgctgctacggCTAATACTAATACTGCAGCCATGCTAGCCTCAGCTAAGGTGCTATAAGTAGCTGTAGCTAGTTTAGCTCTCTGCTAATGAAGGAGCGGCGATACTGATCGTCGTCAACCTTCTGGcttgctgctggagctgcagcagaattCTGATTATATTGATCGCATGCTAGCCTGTACTGATCAGAGGTTTatcaagtgtgtgtgtcgtgtccCTCTTTGTGTCCCTCAGTCATGTCTCGCAGGAGCTCTCGCCTGGCGTCCGGCAGCTACTATAATTCAGACGAAGAATCGGATTCGAGTAGCGTGACGAACATATCCTACAGGGAGAACCCCGTCaagtacgcgtgtgtgtgtgtgtgtgtgcgtgtgcgtgtgtgcgtgtgcgtgtgtgcgtgtgtgcgtgtgtgtgtgtgtgtgttcatatgtCCAGAGCTTCCTTTGTAGTTATCAGCTCCAAATTGCAAACTTTTGTCCTTTGCCCACGCTAccctttttctctttgtgtgtgtgtgtgtgtgtgtgtgtgtgtgtgtgcgtgtgtgtgtgtgtgtgtgcgtgtgtgtgtatgtgtgtgttcatatgtCCAGAGCTTCCTTTGTAGTTATCAGCTCCAAATTGCAAACTTTTGTCCTTTGCCCACGCTAccctttttctctttgtgtgtgtgtgtgtgcgtgtgtgcgtgtgcatgtgtgtgtgtgtgtgttgctgtcaGGGTTTTCAAAAAGAAGTCGGGGACCCGTCCGTCCATCAGAACCAGCAGCGGTGCTGACGCGGCCGACCCGGCGGCGTCCATCAGAGGTAAAACAGAAACGGGTTCTTTCCTTTGCTGGATTGAAATTCGACTCTCGTGACTCTTTAAAAGTTCTTGTCCGGTCCGTGGAGCAGCTGGTTGCTTAGTAACGCACCGTCttacccccccccaggtatGAGTCCTCCTCCCGCCACCAGTGGGACCACACCCTACATTCCCTCGGTGGTCACCCCCCGTCCTGCCCTGACCCCGTCATCCACCCGGGGTCACACGCCCTCGGTAGCGACAAAGACGAGCCCCCGGACCGGGCCCTACGGCCCCAGCAGGGCGGCatcgcccctcccccccgggcACGAGGACCCGAGTCAGCGCTGCGTGGACAGCTCTGGGTACTCGTCCTCTGAGGGTCCACACAGGAAGCCCGCCGCCGGCAGCGCCAGTCGGACCCGTGGAGCGCCCGGTGCCGGATACACGAGCAGGATCGCCGGGCCGTTGTTTGGGCTGATGGGTGAgaatagcgtgtgtgtgtgtgtgtgtgtgtgtgtgtgtgtgtgtgtgtgtgtgtgtgtgtgtgtgtgtgtgtgtgcgtgtgcgtgtgtgtgtgcgtgtgcgtgtgtgtgtgtgtgtgtgtgtgtgtgtgtgtgtgtgtgtgtgtgtgtgtgtgtgtgcgtgtgtgtgtgtgcgtgtgcgtgtgcgtgtgcgtgtgtgcgtgtgcgtgtgcgtgtgcgtgtgcgcgtgtgtgtgtgtgcgtgtgcgtgcgtgtgtgtgcgtgtgcgtgcgtgtgtgcgtgtgcgtgtgtgtgtgctcgcgtTACTTCCTGTGTGTTGTGCAGACTTCCTGTCCCGCCTGGCCGTCCTGACTCGGGATAAGACGACGCACCTGGCAGCTTCAGGTACGCAGCCGGGCGACGCGCCGCTTTCAGATCCGCTCCACGCGATCCGGCTCCGGGATGTCAACTTCTCTTCCCTTCCCTGCAGGGAATTCTCCATCCGACGGGACCACGAGGAAGGCCTGcggtctgctcctcctcctcctcctcctcctcgtattAACCCTCAGTAAGTGGAAGCATTAGTGAGCAGACGTTCACGTTGACACGCCCACCGCCATCGCCTCAACGAATCAGGGAGCCGCTCTGGACTGATCGGATCACGTTGAGATGCGTTTCCAGGGAAAACAGCGCTGAGACAAACGGGCAAAACGAGAGGAGGCGGGTCTAAAGTGCTTTAGAGGTCATGTGAGGTCATCGCTGTTTCCTCCAGGCGTCTGGTTCCTCCTCCCCCTGTTGACCTCCTCCATCTCCGGTTCGGCTGTCTCCAACGCCGGAGCCCGTCTGGTCAGTCGGCCCGTCGCCCCTCCTCGCCTCGGCGCCGTGGTGGTACGACCCGTTCTGAGTGTCTCCTCTCGTCTAGGATCCCGCCGTCGTGGAGGCAAAGGTGCAGCGTCTTATGGTAAGAGACggacgctgtgatgtcaccaacCCGGTGATCGAAGGGGCGGAGCTAAGATGGACCGGCGTCTcttgcaggaggagctgcagctgaaggaggaggagcttctgtCTCGGATGAAGGAGGGCCTGAAGCTCCACCTGCGGGACGTCGTGCGGGACGTCGTGCGGGACGTGGAAGTCAAGCTCGGCGTTGTGGAATCGGAAGGCCGGCTGCGTCTGGAGCGGGAGCTGAGGGGGTTGGGCCAGCAGCTGGCGGATCGCCAGACGGAGAGCCGCTCTGCTGCCGCAGGCCTCGGCCTCAGGATCCAAACCCTGGAGGCCCAGAACGCCAAGGTGTCCGCGCCGGAGGAGACCTTGCCCCCCGACCCTCAGATTGTGTGTCTTTAaccgacttcctgtttgatgtaGCTGTCGGATGCGTGGGCATCCGTCCGGCTGGAGCCTCCTCCGACCGCCTGTCCTGAGCCAAGCGCCGGCGCCGTCACCCCGGAGCTCCAACACGCCATGGAGCAGTGGTTAGCGGAGCACATGAAGGTGGGTGAAGGGATGGACGTTCGGTGAAGGCTCGGCGCTCGCGGCCTCATCCTGGCTTCTGTTCAGGAGCAGGAAGCTGTCCGGCTCGCCCGCGGCGCCGGCTGCCCGGACTCTGGACGTCCGATGGCCGACAAAATGGCCGACTTCGCACTGGAGACTCAAGGCAGTtcacgtaccccccccccccccaacaacacTTTACAAGAGTCCTGCTCCTCCCCGGAGATCCAAAGACGTTTgtaacgcgtgtgtgtgtgtgtgtacgtgtgtgtgtgcgtgtgcgtgcgtgtgtgtgtgtgtgtgtgtacgtgtgtgtgcgtgtacgtgcgtgtgtgtgtgtgtgtgtgcgtgcgcgtgtgtgtgcgtgtgtgtacgtgtgtgtgtgtgtgcgtgcgtgcgtgcgtgtgtgtgtgtgtgcgtgcgtgtgtgtgcgtgtgtgtttgcgagcgtgtgcgtgtgcgtgtgtgtgcgtgcgtgtgcgtgtgtatgtgtgtgtgtgtgcgtgcgtgtacgtgtgtgtgtgtgtgcgtgcgtgtgcgtgtgcgtgtgtgtgtgtgtgtgtttgcgtgcgtgtatgtgtgtgtgcgtgtacgtgtgtgcgtgcgtgtacgtgcgtgtgcgtgtgcaggtgCCAGTGTGATCAGCACCAGGTGTTCCGAGACGTATCGGATCCGATCGGCCTGCGTGACGCTGTTCGGGTTCCCGCTCTGGTATCCGTCTGAAAGCCCCCGCACGGTCATTCAGGTATCCGGCCGCGTCCCGTCAGCCGCCGGCGTCTCTCTGCGTGTCttacttaccccccccccccccccccagggacacCCGGTGCTGCTCCCGGGGAGGTGTTGGGCGTTCCACGGCGTCCGGGGGACTCTCGTGATCTCTCTGTCCCACCCAATCAGAATAAGCCACGTGACGCTGGACCACCTGCCGCGCTACAGCGCCCCCACCGGCCGCATCGACTCCGCCCCCAAAGACTTTGAGGTTTACGTGAGTGGATCGACCGGCTGTGATCTGAGCTGAGATTttattcctttcatttctttggGATTTTCACCGTCGGTTTTCCAGGGAATGAAGAACGACGCCGAGGAAGGAACGCCGCTGGGGAGATTCACGTACGAAGAGGACGGAGCGTCGACGCAGACGTTCCAGCTTCCTGTGAGTCCGCTCGTCCTCTTCCTGCCGGCGCCGTCTTCTGAAAGTGGACGCTGACGCgttgtgtttcttctttctttttttcctcctcctcttcctcctcctcctcctcccagcagaGCCCCGGGGACGCCGTCCATCGGCTTGTGGAGCTGCGCGTCCTCACCAACTGGGGACACGTGGAGTACACGTGTCTTTACCGGTTCCGTGTTCACGGGCGGCTCGCCTCCACGTGAGACGGCAGACCCCGGTGCGTCCGACGTCGGATGCAGAACTTAAACGTGCACCGAAGCTGGAACCAGGACGAGTTCTGGAAAGTTCTGGAGACTTTAGGTGCCACAGAATCCTTTTCCAGGTTTGCTCTGATCCGGAGGTTCTGCTGGGTGTCAGGTTTCACGCCGTCCTCGGGCAGCAGCGTTCTTGGTTCTGCTGACCCGGTTGGCCCGCTGGATTCATATTAATATTCACCTGAAGTATCCGGGATTCCGTCTTTCCGAACGTTGTTTCGGTGTTTAGCGCTCCTCGAATACTTGAAATCCTCTTCCTCGCGCCTCCTGTCGACTTCGTGGCTCCTCTTCACGTCTGGGTGATCAGCCTT includes the following:
- the LOC137906877 gene encoding SUN domain-containing protein 2-like yields the protein MCVCVRACTCVCVCVRVRVRVCVCVFACVYVCVRVRVCVRVRACACAGASVISTRCSETYRIRSACVTLFGFPLWYPSESPRTVIQGHPVLLPGRCWAFHGVRGTLVISLSHPIRISHVTLDHLPRYSAPTGRIDSAPKDFEVYGMKNDAEEGTPLGRFTYEEDGASTQTFQLPSPGDAVHRLVELRVLTNWGHVEYTCLYRFRVHGRLAST